From the genome of Phytohabitans rumicis, one region includes:
- a CDS encoding DUF2631 domain-containing protein: MGRDRLADTSREGPKVAGSEPVTSPDQRKPGSRKAARIGAVVTILALLSMLIGNHTGRIEDIFLLVVAGGLALILVGDVVLRRNGLRS, translated from the coding sequence ATGGGGCGTGACAGACTGGCAGACACATCGAGGGAAGGACCAAAAGTGGCGGGAAGCGAGCCGGTGACCTCACCTGACCAGCGCAAGCCGGGCAGCCGCAAGGCGGCGCGGATCGGCGCGGTCGTCACCATCCTGGCGCTGCTGTCCATGCTGATCGGTAACCACACCGGCCGGATCGAGGACATCTTCCTCCTGGTCGTCGCGGGCGGCCTGGCCCTGATCCTCGTGGGCGACGTCGTGCTGCGCCGCAACGGCCTGCGCTCCTAG
- a CDS encoding Rieske 2Fe-2S domain-containing protein, with product MRVTGTGHASMRIDTPAGSILCDPWVNPAYFASWFPFPDNSQLDWDHLGQVDYLYVSHLHRDHFDAEQLKRFVSKKATVLLPEYPTSELEDQLRDLGFTSFIATKTNEVVELDGGLNIMIQALTSPTDGPIGDSSLWVEYDGVRLLNQNDARPTDLEIFTKLGHVHAHMLQFSGAIWYPMVYELPQAAKTAFGKQKRDRQFDRTFRYIDDLKASYVFPIAGPPCFLDDELWQFNDIFGDEGNIFPDQQVFMEEYGKVGGSNAVVLLPGSVSELTAGGCETTHPVPDVAEFFANKEQHLREYQERKRPVIEAAKLTWRHPEIDVLKEMKARIEPLLEESIYMATGVGGPVRIDLVGYDGESVESIVVDFPGKQVRPYGDEKVRYRFRTERALVEHLLHIGEVDWVNSLFLSCRFSAARIGQYNEFVYSFFKCLSEERLQYTEGWYDEHQKNADKEDVKLGDWVVQRRCPHLKADLTRFGIVEGNQLTCQLHGWKFDLASGRCLTSVGHQIRAHRSAT from the coding sequence GTGCGAGTAACCGGTACGGGTCACGCGAGCATGCGGATCGACACCCCGGCGGGCAGCATCCTCTGTGACCCCTGGGTCAACCCGGCGTACTTCGCCTCGTGGTTTCCCTTCCCGGACAACTCGCAGCTCGACTGGGATCACCTGGGCCAGGTCGACTACCTGTACGTCTCCCATCTGCACCGGGACCACTTCGACGCCGAGCAGCTCAAGCGCTTCGTGTCCAAGAAGGCGACCGTGCTGCTGCCGGAGTATCCGACCAGCGAGTTGGAGGACCAGCTTCGCGACCTGGGCTTCACCAGCTTCATCGCGACGAAGACCAACGAGGTGGTCGAGCTCGACGGCGGGCTCAACATCATGATCCAGGCGCTGACCAGCCCCACGGACGGGCCGATCGGCGACTCCTCGCTGTGGGTGGAGTACGACGGCGTACGGCTGCTCAACCAGAACGACGCCCGCCCCACCGACCTGGAGATCTTCACCAAGCTGGGCCACGTGCACGCGCACATGCTGCAGTTCTCCGGTGCGATCTGGTACCCGATGGTCTACGAGCTCCCGCAGGCCGCGAAGACCGCGTTCGGCAAGCAGAAGCGCGACCGCCAGTTCGACCGGACGTTCCGCTACATCGACGACCTGAAGGCGTCGTACGTCTTCCCGATCGCCGGGCCGCCCTGCTTCCTCGACGACGAGCTGTGGCAGTTCAACGACATCTTCGGCGATGAGGGCAACATCTTCCCCGACCAGCAGGTCTTCATGGAGGAGTACGGCAAGGTCGGCGGCAGCAACGCCGTGGTACTGCTCCCGGGCAGCGTGTCCGAGCTCACCGCTGGCGGCTGCGAGACCACTCACCCGGTGCCCGACGTGGCGGAGTTCTTCGCCAACAAGGAGCAGCACCTGCGGGAGTACCAGGAGCGCAAGCGGCCGGTGATCGAGGCGGCCAAGCTGACCTGGCGGCACCCGGAGATCGACGTGCTCAAGGAGATGAAGGCGCGCATCGAGCCGCTCCTCGAGGAGTCGATCTACATGGCGACGGGCGTGGGCGGCCCGGTCCGGATCGACCTGGTCGGCTACGACGGCGAGTCGGTCGAGTCGATCGTGGTGGACTTCCCCGGCAAGCAGGTCCGGCCGTACGGCGACGAGAAGGTCCGCTACCGCTTCCGCACCGAGCGGGCGCTCGTGGAGCACCTGCTGCACATCGGCGAGGTCGACTGGGTCAACTCGCTCTTCCTGTCCTGCCGGTTCTCCGCGGCCCGCATCGGCCAGTACAACGAGTTCGTGTACTCGTTCTTCAAGTGCCTGTCCGAGGAGCGCCTCCAGTACACCGAGGGCTGGTACGACGAGCACCAGAAGAACGCCGACAAGGAAGACGTCAAGCTGGGCGACTGGGTGGTGCAGCGGCGCTGCCCGCACCTGAAGGCCGACCTGACCCGCTTCGGCATCGTCGAGGGCAACCAGCTCACGTGCCAGCTGCACGGCTGGAAGTTCGACCTGGCCAGCGGCCGGTGCCTGACGAGCGTCGGGCACCAGATCCGCGCGCACCGGTCAGCCACCTGA